From Anopheles coluzzii chromosome 3, AcolN3, whole genome shotgun sequence, the proteins below share one genomic window:
- the LOC120957748 gene encoding uncharacterized protein LOC120957748, with product MKSLFVCLLLALAGQSLAQSQDEFVEYLLEIQSQAESVHQLMEGTFDNVRFSMSDELVELNRQLIGRMNEALEEVEQIREDTEAFVGESSAPASCVDVAVANWAVEIEGVGQALSRCASRANIQITSRTADVHAALEAAQVQSTELQNIVVRGFIDWNAIDYTERISEIVGAQIQEKYDYFQRITQPNLERVLQGIFDLDDNLLPEIVTCVNRGVERFNNYGRVIRDTLFFCSQ from the exons ATGAAGAGcctgttcgtttgtttgctgctggcgCTGGCAGGGCAG TCTCTCGCTCAAAGCCAAGATGAGTTCGTTGAGTATCTGCTGGAGATCCAAAGCCAGGCTGAATCGGTCCATCAGCTGATGGAGGGTACGTTCGACAATGTTCGCTTCTCGATGAGTGATGAACTGGTTGAGCTGAACCGTCAGTTGATTGGCCGCATGAACGAAGCCCTGGAGGAGGTCGAACAGATCCGTGAGGATACGGAAGCGTTCGTCGGAGAGTCGTCCGCTCCTGCTTCCTGTGTCGACGTAGCCGTCGCTAACTGGGCTGTCGAAATCGAAGGAGTCGGACAGGCTCTGTCGCGTTGCGCAAGTCGCGCCAACATTCAGATCACCTCGCGTACCGCCGATGTTCATGCTGCTCTGGAGGCCGCTCAGGTTCAATCGACGGAGCTGCAGAACATTGTCGTCCGCGGATTCATTGACTGGAACGCAATTGACTACACGGAGCGTATTTCGGAAATTGTGGGAGCTCAGATTCAGGAAAAGTACGACTATTTCCAGAGAATCACTCAGCCCAACTTGGAGCGCGTTCTGCAGGGCATTTTCGATCTGGATGATAATCTGCTGCCTGAGATCGTGACCTGTGTCAATCGCGGTGTGGAGCGTTTCAACAACTACGGCCGTGTCATCCGCGACACGCTGTTCTTCTGCTCGCAATAA